From Denitrovibrio acetiphilus DSM 12809, the proteins below share one genomic window:
- the metK gene encoding methionine adenosyltransferase yields the protein MNNKNYLFTSESVSEGHPDKMADQISDAVLDAMIKDDPYSRVACETLVTTGLVVVSGEVTTNTYVEIPEIVRETVRNIGYRNSAHGFDCDTCGVMVTLDKQSPDIAMGVDVGGAGDQGLMFGFACDETPELMPLPITLSHKLTKKLSELRKSGELNYLRPDSKSQVTIEYDGFNPVRVDTVVISTQHSEDIHLDDLKKDIIQVIKGVIPQELNAGDIKYHINPTGRFVIGGPMGDCGLTGRKIIVDTYGGMGRHGGGAFSGKDPSKVDRSAAYSARWVAKNIVAAGLAKRCELQVAYAIGVVDPVSIMVNTFGTSVVPEEKIEKAVREVFDLTPKGIMDALDLRRPIYKSTAAYGHFGRSEFPWENTDKIADLKTAIG from the coding sequence ATGAATAATAAAAACTACCTGTTTACGTCAGAGTCCGTTAGTGAGGGACATCCTGATAAAATGGCTGATCAGATATCAGACGCAGTTCTTGATGCAATGATCAAAGATGACCCTTACAGCAGAGTAGCTTGTGAAACTCTGGTTACAACAGGTCTTGTTGTGGTTTCCGGCGAGGTTACTACAAACACTTACGTGGAAATCCCTGAAATTGTTCGTGAGACAGTTCGCAATATAGGTTACCGTAATTCAGCTCATGGCTTCGACTGTGACACCTGTGGTGTGATGGTTACTCTTGACAAGCAGTCCCCTGATATTGCGATGGGGGTTGACGTCGGAGGAGCAGGTGACCAGGGGCTTATGTTTGGTTTCGCATGTGATGAAACTCCTGAACTAATGCCTCTTCCCATTACTCTTTCTCATAAACTTACCAAAAAACTTTCTGAGCTTCGTAAAAGCGGCGAGCTCAATTACCTCCGCCCTGACAGTAAATCTCAGGTCACAATAGAATATGACGGTTTTAACCCTGTTCGTGTTGATACAGTTGTTATAAGCACGCAGCACTCCGAAGATATTCATCTTGACGACCTTAAGAAAGATATTATTCAGGTTATAAAAGGTGTAATACCTCAAGAACTTAACGCAGGTGATATAAAGTATCACATCAACCCTACTGGACGTTTCGTTATAGGTGGTCCTATGGGAGATTGCGGTCTTACGGGCAGGAAAATAATTGTTGATACCTACGGTGGCATGGGGCGTCACGGCGGCGGAGCTTTCAGTGGTAAAGATCCATCTAAAGTTGACCGTTCTGCTGCATATTCAGCAAGATGGGTTGCTAAAAATATCGTAGCTGCCGGTCTTGCTAAACGTTGTGAGCTGCAAGTTGCTTACGCTATTGGTGTTGTTGATCCGGTAAGTATTATGGTAAATACCTTCGGAACATCTGTTGTCCCTGAGGAAAAGATAGAGAAAGCTGTGCGTGAGGTTTTTGACCTCACACCAAAAGGCATCATGGATGCTCTGGATCTCAGGAGACCTATTTACAAATCTACTGCTGCATATGGACATTTCGGACGCAGCGAGTTTCCTTGGGAAAACACAGATAAAATTGCAGATCTTAAAACTGCAATAGGCTGA
- the rimI gene encoding ribosomal protein S18-alanine N-acetyltransferase, with product MIREAEHADIDSVCLIEKEVFKRPWSESSFVAELTKVNCDFLVYEINGEVAGYIIFWYILDEGEVGNIAVSPLYRRKGIARKLLDACILMHPEVSNIYLEVDKTNAGAICLYSEYGFEDSGTIKDYYGKGMDALRMYLSIPKNEG from the coding sequence TTGATAAGAGAAGCAGAGCATGCTGATATTGATTCTGTCTGTCTGATAGAAAAAGAGGTTTTTAAACGACCATGGTCTGAGTCCTCTTTTGTTGCTGAACTTACTAAAGTTAACTGTGATTTCCTTGTCTACGAAATTAACGGCGAAGTGGCAGGTTATATTATTTTCTGGTATATTTTAGATGAGGGAGAAGTTGGCAATATCGCCGTTTCACCTTTATATCGCAGAAAAGGCATAGCACGCAAACTTTTAGACGCTTGTATTTTGATGCACCCCGAAGTTAGCAACATCTATCTGGAGGTTGATAAAACTAACGCGGGGGCTATTTGTCTATACAGTGAATACGGGTTTGAGGACTCGGGAACGATAAAAGATTATTATGGAAAAGGTATGGATGCTCTGAGGATGTATTTGAGTATCCCAAAAAATGAGGGGTGA
- the tsaB gene encoding tRNA (adenosine(37)-N6)-threonylcarbamoyltransferase complex dimerization subunit type 1 TsaB: MNKILVDTSGKGLSATVCDDEANIIASVSVRLENKLSEKMMSVMDFIFKTSQLSPQDIDKYYIVTGPGSFTGIRIGVGSLLGFCLSCGKKLEGISSLDAAAIISGKESVKTAVKLRGRLYGFREYSFSDGIFSGFQTEKMDCTDDFYVINSGGRWDDLSKAVLSDRFHEFITDYSPMYMRASEAEINFDKRSRAC; the protein is encoded by the coding sequence ATGAACAAAATCCTTGTGGATACTTCAGGTAAAGGTCTTTCTGCTACTGTTTGTGACGATGAAGCAAATATCATTGCATCCGTGAGCGTAAGGCTCGAAAATAAGCTAAGCGAAAAAATGATGTCTGTTATGGATTTTATTTTTAAAACATCTCAGCTTTCACCACAGGATATCGATAAATATTATATAGTTACCGGACCCGGGTCATTCACCGGCATCAGGATAGGTGTCGGCAGTCTGCTCGGGTTTTGTTTGTCATGCGGTAAAAAGTTAGAGGGGATAAGCTCTCTGGATGCAGCAGCGATCATCTCCGGAAAAGAAAGCGTTAAGACTGCTGTGAAGCTACGTGGGAGACTTTACGGGTTTAGAGAATACAGCTTTAGTGACGGAATATTTTCTGGCTTCCAGACTGAAAAGATGGACTGTACAGATGATTTTTATGTTATTAACTCCGGCGGGCGGTGGGATGATCTTTCAAAAGCTGTACTCTCAGATAGATTTCATGAATTTATAACTGACTATTCCCCCATGTATATGCGGGCGAGTGAGGCGGAAATTAACTTTGATAAGAGAAGCAGAGCATGCTGA
- a CDS encoding MBL fold metallo-hydrolase yields MKLESIIVGPLAVNCYIISKDGKAVIVDPGGNTESIVKYLKQGKLTPVAIVNTHGHFDHIGSVSQLKEAYDIPFMLHKDDEFLCSHGAESSAMFGFDKIENPAITDYLTDGQQLSLGGIEIGVIHTPGHSPGGVCLYVRELKSVMTGDTLFLESVGRSDFPYASTEQLMHSIREKVFSLPDETKVFPGHGPSSSIGHEKKFNPFL; encoded by the coding sequence ATGAAACTTGAAAGCATTATTGTTGGCCCCCTTGCGGTCAATTGCTATATTATATCTAAAGATGGAAAGGCGGTGATAGTTGACCCCGGCGGCAATACGGAAAGCATTGTGAAGTATCTCAAGCAGGGCAAACTTACACCTGTAGCCATTGTAAACACCCATGGGCATTTTGACCACATAGGTTCTGTTTCGCAGCTAAAAGAAGCATATGACATACCCTTTATGCTTCATAAAGATGATGAATTCCTCTGTTCACACGGAGCAGAATCGTCAGCAATGTTTGGCTTTGATAAAATAGAAAACCCTGCAATTACAGACTACCTGACCGATGGACAACAATTGAGTTTAGGTGGAATAGAGATAGGTGTTATTCATACTCCGGGACATTCTCCGGGAGGAGTATGTCTTTACGTTCGTGAATTGAAGTCTGTAATGACAGGCGACACGCTGTTTCTTGAATCGGTAGGCAGGTCAGACTTCCCTTATGCATCAACTGAGCAGCTTATGCATAGTATAAGAGAAAAGGTGTTCAGCCTCCCTGATGAAACAAAGGTATTTCCCGGGCACGGACCCTCCAGCAGCATAGGGCATGAAAAAAAGTTTAATCCATTTCTTTAA
- the dtd gene encoding D-aminoacyl-tRNA deacylase encodes MKTVVQRVNSAYVDIEGVRVADIKEGLLVLFGVEKGDEKAFCKELAYKISNLRIFEDDNGKMGRSVKDIAGEMIIVSQFTLAGNCKKGLRPDFGNAMEPETANSFYEYFTNCCKEELGESRIQTGQFAAEMNVGLENNGPVTIILEKRS; translated from the coding sequence ATGAAAACAGTTGTTCAGAGAGTAAACAGTGCCTATGTTGATATAGAAGGCGTGAGGGTTGCAGATATCAAAGAGGGGCTCCTTGTGCTTTTCGGAGTTGAAAAAGGGGATGAAAAAGCCTTCTGTAAAGAACTCGCTTATAAGATATCAAATTTACGTATTTTTGAAGACGACAACGGAAAAATGGGCAGGTCTGTTAAGGATATAGCAGGGGAAATGATTATCGTTAGTCAGTTTACCCTTGCGGGGAATTGCAAAAAAGGGTTAAGACCGGATTTTGGTAACGCTATGGAGCCGGAAACGGCAAATAGCTTTTATGAATATTTTACTAACTGCTGCAAAGAGGAACTGGGCGAAAGCAGAATTCAAACCGGACAGTTCGCAGCAGAAATGAATGTCGGGCTTGAAAATAACGGTCCGGTAACAATAATATTAGAAAAACGGAGCTGA
- the murJ gene encoding murein biosynthesis integral membrane protein MurJ: MSGFIYKVLKSGLGIFTSRIFGLIRDVAVAGFFGASGVTDAFFVAFAIPNLFRAFFAEGALSSAFVPFLSDNMSLKSRQAADNYLTSLIVAVSGMICAILFFTTLFPTQIVTMFMPGYADDADLIAKAASMVVVLMPYLLFVTICALLSGYLNLKGSYYIPSSSTAILNIAMIVGAWIGFQRGIDIMYLCYGVFAGGVLQLVYVMSYAFYKGFRPNLKGGYSRDVRKTFYLVIPSLAGVGINQLNFMVGRILASFLTVGSISYLYYANRLFQFPLGMFAVAVGTVTLTEISRANTEGDLSRRNNLINKAVNAIFIIMLPASTGLIVLAYPIIEIVYARMNFSLSDVGATASALQMYTVGLMFYSMLNVFSRVFHSEKDMKTPVKGAFIALIANIVFNLILIKPMGHAGIALASGIAAGMNCLYLYVKMRDYKYDFMKNIKLLIKIAIACFFMGGATYSLFLAGLNIIPVILIGCIVYFVSLRLTGIHIRSALR, translated from the coding sequence ATGTCAGGATTTATATATAAAGTTCTCAAATCAGGGCTCGGTATCTTCACGAGCAGGATATTCGGACTCATAAGAGATGTCGCTGTTGCCGGTTTTTTTGGAGCAAGCGGAGTGACCGATGCTTTCTTTGTCGCTTTTGCTATCCCGAATCTTTTCAGAGCTTTTTTTGCTGAAGGTGCCTTGTCTTCTGCATTTGTCCCTTTTTTAAGTGATAATATGTCTCTGAAGAGCAGGCAGGCAGCAGATAACTATCTTACCAGTCTTATTGTAGCTGTATCTGGAATGATTTGCGCCATTCTTTTTTTTACCACATTATTCCCAACTCAAATTGTAACCATGTTCATGCCCGGCTACGCTGATGACGCCGACCTCATAGCGAAAGCCGCATCAATGGTCGTTGTGCTTATGCCTTACCTGCTTTTTGTTACAATTTGCGCACTTCTTTCAGGTTACCTGAACCTGAAGGGCAGCTATTATATCCCAAGCTCGTCCACAGCCATTCTGAATATAGCAATGATTGTTGGCGCATGGATAGGCTTTCAGCGCGGTATCGACATAATGTATTTATGTTATGGTGTTTTTGCGGGTGGAGTATTGCAGCTTGTCTACGTCATGTCCTACGCTTTTTATAAAGGTTTCAGACCAAATCTTAAAGGCGGATACAGCCGTGATGTGAGAAAAACATTTTATCTTGTTATACCTTCGCTGGCAGGGGTGGGGATAAACCAGCTTAATTTTATGGTGGGGAGGATTCTTGCTTCATTCCTTACCGTTGGCAGTATTTCTTATCTCTATTATGCAAACAGACTTTTTCAGTTTCCGCTGGGGATGTTTGCTGTTGCTGTGGGCACAGTCACACTCACGGAGATCAGTAGGGCAAATACCGAGGGTGACCTTTCAAGGCGTAACAACCTTATTAATAAGGCTGTGAATGCTATTTTTATAATCATGCTTCCTGCTTCGACAGGGCTCATTGTCCTTGCTTATCCCATTATCGAAATAGTGTATGCAAGGATGAATTTCAGCCTGTCTGATGTTGGCGCAACGGCTTCCGCTTTGCAGATGTACACTGTAGGTCTCATGTTTTATTCTATGCTTAATGTTTTCAGCAGAGTTTTCCACTCAGAAAAAGATATGAAGACACCAGTAAAAGGTGCTTTTATTGCTCTTATTGCTAATATTGTATTTAACCTTATTCTTATTAAACCGATGGGGCACGCCGGCATAGCTCTGGCATCAGGTATTGCAGCAGGTATGAACTGTCTCTATCTTTATGTTAAAATGCGTGATTACAAATATGACTTTATGAAAAACATCAAACTTCTTATAAAAATCGCTATTGCCTGTTTTTTTATGGGCGGAGCAACATATTCACTCTTTCTTGCTGGATTAAACATTATTCCGGTTATACTTATAGGGTGTATAGTATATTTTGTTTCGCTGCGGCTGACAGGGATACATATCCGGAGTGCATTGAGATGA
- a CDS encoding integration host factor subunit beta, with the protein MTKSELIEVISTQNQELTKKQVEFIVNGVFSSIKDALKTGDKVEIRGFGSFKIREKNSKVGRNPKTGDKVEVPSKNVPYFKPGKEIKELLIQAD; encoded by the coding sequence ATGACAAAATCAGAACTCATCGAAGTTATCTCGACTCAGAATCAGGAACTCACTAAGAAGCAGGTGGAATTCATCGTAAATGGTGTTTTCTCCTCTATCAAAGACGCCCTTAAAACAGGCGACAAAGTAGAGATAAGAGGTTTCGGAAGCTTTAAAATCAGAGAAAAGAATTCTAAAGTCGGACGTAACCCTAAGACCGGAGATAAGGTTGAAGTACCTTCTAAAAACGTACCTTACTTTAAGCCGGGCAAAGAGATCAAAGAACTTCTTATCCAGGCTGACTAG
- the fliS gene encoding flagellar export chaperone FliS, with product MQSPYKNYIKQEVEGATKGKLVLLMYDGAIKFLRVAVKAVNENNIPDAHNNIMKAQNIIYELMSTLNMEAGDVAKNLMRLYDFMIWQLVEANKEKDNTKIESVIKLMSSLREAWKEVVQKEEGSVKQEPEETKSINFAG from the coding sequence ATGCAGAGTCCGTACAAAAACTACATCAAACAGGAAGTTGAGGGTGCCACAAAAGGAAAGTTAGTACTTCTCATGTATGATGGCGCAATTAAATTTTTACGTGTGGCAGTTAAAGCGGTTAACGAGAATAACATTCCGGATGCCCACAATAACATCATGAAAGCTCAGAATATCATTTACGAGCTGATGTCAACTTTAAACATGGAAGCTGGCGATGTTGCTAAAAATCTTATGAGACTTTATGATTTCATGATATGGCAGCTCGTTGAAGCAAACAAAGAGAAAGATAATACTAAAATTGAAAGTGTTATCAAGCTTATGAGCTCTCTTAGAGAGGCATGGAAAGAAGTTGTTCAAAAAGAAGAGGGATCCGTTAAGCAGGAGCCGGAAGAGACTAAATCAATAAACTTTGCCGGATAA
- the fliD gene encoding flagellar filament capping protein FliD produces the protein MAGIQVGGIVSGMDTNALVEQLMQQAQVPVDKLYGELSYKGLEEEVYENVDNMLGNLTSDLLTLRLESTFKTKTTTSTNEGVATATATTDAAVGTHTLQVDQLANNSTATSAYTRFALSKTGANVTGVKGLSADYLQGVSKTTIQADGTDYLATTEMTLDGLGRVAKSSGATIDSGSVDNYGRLLTDFDGDFTIGYTDSDGNAQTLTINETFGSTDVDIDQAESINDVAARLEFYLNEGMNDSMGTNAVQYLAVRAQYDSDADTWNMAMYETTVDDYNISVFGTDAGTLRDELGFAESYTPTTSTTGTLTKYHIADTLENLQDEVFSAVSGVVAGATFTLSGTLTEGSFTIAQDSTLKVGSATYTSYTSSQVSGGAGLDVSTSGLENAGFTKTISDSANGYFTINDVKIEIEDYSKLSVNDLLGKINGSGAGVTASYDSVTDTFNIRSNTTGSSSVSLGAYGDTSNLLSVMNLSGSSDRTFTQGTTSGSISTSSDLLNAGLTVLPTSGTFTINGVSIYVDAGTDTIQDVIEKVNNSGAGVTMAYDTTSDKVTLRSDGIEPIEVGGPNDSSNLLKAFNLTDNPIVSKSIGTTGQKAILTVDGQTYVRESNTVSDILNGVTFTLNSASATPTTIDVSVDTDKAVDAFATFIAHYNEVMQMLDIPSYDSDDKDDYMGYLTDTDKESMTDDDISEYMENYEKYNKYDIIRRSSELKNMDNTLRSMFFSVRTGVSGSINDMSDIGIEVAGDDITEQTKGYLVSMSTDHDEIVEALKENADFLTALTDKPDEVYTFFAQSSDLDETDANYNNEIGWSRYLSKMIDERYTSDTGMIGAKLGTSGTIYSEMSRLESRIETQEERVESQLERYWAQFTAMEQAISDAQASANSFTSASSSS, from the coding sequence ATGGCTGGTATACAGGTTGGGGGGATAGTCTCCGGTATGGATACTAACGCTCTCGTCGAGCAGCTTATGCAGCAGGCACAGGTGCCGGTAGATAAGCTTTACGGCGAACTGAGCTACAAAGGGCTGGAAGAGGAAGTTTATGAAAATGTGGATAATATGCTTGGAAATCTCACATCGGATTTACTCACTTTGCGCCTTGAGTCAACTTTTAAAACCAAAACAACAACCTCTACCAATGAAGGTGTAGCAACAGCGACAGCAACCACTGACGCTGCTGTTGGAACCCATACTCTCCAGGTTGACCAGCTCGCGAATAACTCAACCGCCACAAGTGCCTATACACGGTTTGCCCTTTCTAAGACCGGAGCGAATGTTACCGGGGTAAAGGGACTCTCTGCTGATTATTTGCAGGGTGTAAGCAAAACAACAATACAGGCCGACGGAACGGATTATCTGGCAACTACAGAGATGACTCTGGATGGTTTGGGCAGGGTGGCAAAATCTTCCGGTGCAACAATAGACAGCGGCAGTGTAGACAATTATGGCAGGCTGCTCACAGATTTCGACGGAGATTTTACTATCGGTTATACAGATAGCGATGGTAACGCCCAGACGCTGACTATAAATGAAACATTCGGCAGCACTGATGTCGATATTGATCAAGCTGAAAGCATTAACGATGTTGCAGCAAGACTTGAGTTCTACCTTAACGAGGGTATGAACGATTCTATGGGGACAAATGCAGTTCAGTATCTTGCTGTGAGAGCTCAATACGACTCTGACGCTGATACATGGAACATGGCAATGTACGAAACAACCGTTGATGATTATAATATTTCTGTGTTCGGGACTGATGCCGGAACTCTCCGGGATGAACTCGGTTTCGCTGAATCATATACACCGACTACAAGTACAACGGGCACATTAACAAAATATCATATTGCAGATACACTTGAGAACTTACAGGATGAAGTTTTTAGCGCTGTTTCAGGGGTAGTTGCAGGAGCAACTTTTACTCTTTCCGGAACTCTGACTGAAGGGTCTTTTACTATCGCTCAAGACAGCACCCTTAAAGTAGGCTCGGCGACATATACTTCCTATACCAGCTCACAGGTGTCAGGAGGGGCGGGGCTCGATGTCAGCACTTCAGGGCTTGAAAACGCAGGGTTTACAAAAACTATCAGTGACAGTGCTAACGGTTATTTTACTATTAACGATGTTAAAATTGAAATTGAAGATTATTCTAAGCTGTCGGTAAATGATTTGCTTGGTAAAATAAACGGCTCGGGAGCAGGTGTTACAGCAAGTTATGACAGTGTAACAGATACGTTTAATATTCGTTCAAACACAACAGGCAGCAGCTCTGTAAGTCTCGGAGCATATGGCGATACCAGTAATCTTCTCAGTGTTATGAATCTGTCGGGTTCATCGGACAGAACATTTACCCAGGGAACAACTTCAGGCAGTATAAGTACCAGCTCTGATTTACTGAATGCGGGTCTAACTGTTCTACCAACTTCCGGGACTTTTACCATAAATGGCGTATCTATATATGTAGATGCAGGCACAGATACCATTCAGGATGTGATTGAAAAAGTGAATAACTCCGGTGCCGGTGTTACAATGGCTTATGACACCACTTCCGATAAGGTTACTCTTCGTTCTGACGGGATAGAGCCTATTGAGGTCGGCGGACCGAATGATTCAAGCAATTTACTTAAAGCTTTCAACCTGACAGATAATCCTATTGTTTCGAAAAGTATCGGAACAACTGGTCAGAAAGCTATTCTTACGGTTGATGGGCAAACATATGTCAGAGAATCTAATACTGTAAGTGATATCCTTAATGGCGTGACCTTTACATTGAATAGCGCAAGTGCAACTCCAACTACTATTGACGTCAGTGTCGATACTGATAAGGCTGTGGATGCGTTTGCGACCTTTATTGCTCACTACAATGAAGTTATGCAAATGCTTGATATTCCGTCATATGATTCTGATGATAAAGATGATTATATGGGATACCTTACCGATACTGACAAAGAGAGCATGACTGATGATGATATTTCTGAATATATGGAAAACTATGAAAAATATAACAAGTATGATATCATAAGGAGAAGTTCAGAGCTTAAGAATATGGACAACACGCTTCGTAGTATGTTTTTTTCAGTACGTACAGGCGTTTCCGGTTCCATAAATGATATGTCGGATATTGGGATAGAGGTTGCTGGTGATGATATTACTGAACAAACAAAAGGCTATCTTGTATCAATGTCCACTGATCATGACGAGATAGTTGAAGCATTGAAAGAGAATGCAGATTTTCTGACTGCCCTGACTGACAAGCCTGATGAGGTTTATACATTTTTTGCTCAGTCGTCAGACTTAGACGAAACCGACGCAAATTATAACAATGAGATTGGGTGGTCAAGATATCTTTCCAAAATGATAGATGAACGTTATACTAGTGATACGGGGATGATAGGTGCTAAGCTGGGAACGAGCGGCACGATCTATTCTGAAATGTCACGACTGGAAAGCAGAATTGAAACTCAGGAAGAAAGAGTTGAGAGCCAGCTGGAGAGATACTGGGCACAGTTTACTGCAATGGAACAGGCTATATCTGATGCTCAGGCAAGTGCCAACAGTTTTACCAGTGCTTCTTCAAGCAGTTAA
- a CDS encoding HAD family hydrolase — MKKILVYDCDGVLFNSTKAIIGYYNHVFDKFGLERIDWTVESSMRLAMMSTSREIIRAFASSEQISDEMLTFAANTNFRDFIPLMEPSPQIYDTLEKLQTEGHTVTVCTNRGISTQYLFDHFDMGNFFAYTVTANDVAKPKPDPEGLYKIIEKYQTAKENLLFVGDSFTDYYAAKAADVDFLAYGGELEESRILKNHMEIFDYL, encoded by the coding sequence ATGAAAAAAATACTTGTTTACGACTGCGACGGTGTCCTTTTTAACAGCACAAAAGCCATTATTGGCTATTATAACCATGTATTCGACAAGTTCGGTCTGGAGCGCATCGACTGGACAGTTGAATCCAGCATGCGCCTTGCTATGATGAGCACAAGCAGGGAAATTATCCGAGCTTTTGCCAGCAGCGAACAGATTTCTGATGAGATGCTTACATTTGCGGCAAATACTAATTTCAGGGATTTTATCCCGCTTATGGAACCTTCGCCTCAAATATACGACACTCTTGAAAAACTTCAGACCGAGGGTCACACTGTCACAGTATGCACAAACAGAGGTATTTCCACGCAATATCTTTTCGATCATTTCGATATGGGAAATTTTTTCGCATATACTGTTACTGCCAATGATGTAGCAAAACCAAAGCCAGATCCTGAAGGATTATATAAAATTATAGAAAAATACCAGACAGCGAAAGAGAACCTGCTTTTCGTCGGTGATTCATTCACAGATTATTATGCTGCAAAGGCAGCGGATGTTGATTTTTTAGCATACGGAGGCGAGCTGGAAGAAAGCCGTATACTAAAAAATCATATGGAAATATTTGATTACCTGTAG
- a CDS encoding PHP domain-containing protein: MIDLHTHSTFSDGTMHPEKLVSYAEKRGVEVLALTDHDTVDGLESFLSIDSSVKRVTGVEISVVYDPGTFHLVGLFVDHKNIALLKTLQKLKDARRRRNDRLMELVSGLIGGKVTEDDISPEKDGELGRPHIAQFLVAQGFAGSMNEAFDKYLGKDGSLYLPKDRLEFSEAIDVIHEAGGIAILAHPMTLGVDEKYFSPFLKYLKGMGLDGHEVWCSDTPADKYEMFYDIAKEHGMLISGGSDFHGDNKLSVGLGTGKGDLNIPYSIYKQLESAVR; the protein is encoded by the coding sequence ATGATAGATTTACATACCCATTCAACCTTTTCAGACGGCACAATGCATCCGGAAAAGCTGGTCAGCTATGCTGAAAAGCGAGGAGTTGAAGTGTTGGCTCTTACCGATCATGATACTGTTGACGGTCTGGAGAGCTTCCTTTCTATTGATTCTTCTGTTAAACGTGTCACAGGGGTAGAGATCAGTGTGGTTTACGATCCTGGAACATTTCATCTTGTCGGGTTGTTTGTTGACCATAAAAATATCGCTTTATTAAAAACACTGCAAAAGCTTAAGGATGCACGACGGAGAAGAAATGACCGCCTTATGGAGCTGGTAAGCGGGCTCATAGGGGGCAAGGTTACCGAGGATGATATCAGTCCTGAAAAAGATGGAGAGCTGGGAAGACCTCATATCGCTCAGTTTCTTGTTGCGCAAGGTTTTGCGGGCAGCATGAATGAAGCTTTTGATAAATATCTGGGCAAAGACGGCAGCTTGTATCTGCCTAAGGACAGGCTTGAGTTTTCTGAGGCGATAGATGTTATACATGAAGCTGGAGGTATAGCCATTCTTGCTCATCCTATGACTTTAGGGGTGGATGAGAAATATTTTTCCCCTTTTCTAAAATATCTCAAAGGTATGGGGCTTGATGGTCACGAAGTTTGGTGCTCTGACACCCCTGCCGACAAGTACGAAATGTTTTACGATATCGCAAAAGAGCACGGTATGCTTATTTCCGGAGGGAGTGACTTCCACGGAGACAATAAACTTAGTGTCGGGCTTGGAACAGGGAAGGGTGATTTAAATATTCCCTACAGTATTTATAAACAGCTTGAGTCTGCTGTTAGATAA